A region from the Variovorax sp. V93 genome encodes:
- a CDS encoding histone deacetylase gives MRAFYSGQFVLPLPPGHRFPMSRYALLRDRLLEHLPEVDMDQAPRATDGELALAHTPQWIAAVSDGSVSPQAMREIGFPWSEAMVERSRRSTGATIAACRAAFAGGVAANMAGGTHHAYADKGGGFCVFNDAAVAARLMQAEHGRGGRQLRVAVIDLDVHQGNGTASIFRSDPSVFTLSLHGQKNFPFRKEASDLDVELPDGCGDADYLTALEHALDELERRFSPGLVIYLAGADPFERDRLGRLKLSFDGLEARDRRVFDWAWRRRIPLAFAMAGGYASDIAETVQVQLGTFKVAFDYWRRWQNAAR, from the coding sequence ATGCGCGCGTTCTATTCCGGCCAGTTCGTCCTGCCCCTGCCTCCGGGCCACCGCTTCCCGATGTCCCGCTATGCCTTGCTGCGCGACCGCCTGCTCGAACACCTGCCGGAGGTGGACATGGACCAGGCCCCGCGTGCCACCGACGGCGAACTGGCGCTGGCCCACACCCCGCAGTGGATTGCCGCCGTCAGCGACGGCAGCGTGAGCCCGCAGGCCATGCGCGAGATCGGTTTTCCCTGGAGCGAGGCGATGGTCGAGCGCTCGCGCCGGTCCACCGGGGCGACCATCGCGGCCTGCCGGGCGGCGTTCGCCGGGGGCGTGGCGGCCAACATGGCGGGCGGCACGCACCATGCGTACGCCGACAAGGGCGGCGGATTCTGCGTCTTCAACGACGCCGCGGTGGCCGCGCGGCTGATGCAGGCGGAGCACGGCCGCGGCGGCCGGCAGCTCAGGGTCGCGGTGATCGACCTCGACGTGCACCAGGGCAACGGCACGGCCAGCATCTTCCGCAGCGATCCGAGCGTCTTCACGCTGTCGCTGCACGGGCAGAAGAACTTTCCGTTCCGCAAGGAGGCGAGCGACCTCGACGTCGAGCTGCCCGACGGCTGCGGCGATGCCGACTACCTCACCGCGCTCGAGCACGCGCTCGACGAGCTGGAGCGGCGCTTCTCGCCGGGCCTGGTGATCTACCTGGCGGGCGCGGACCCGTTCGAGCGCGACCGGCTCGGCCGGCTCAAGCTGAGCTTCGACGGCCTGGAAGCACGCGACCGGCGGGTGTTCGACTGGGCCTGGCGGCGGCGCATTCCGCTGGCCTTCGCGATGGCCGGCGGCTACGCCAGCGACATTGCAGAGACGGTGCAGGTGCAGCTGGGCACCTTCAAGGTGGCCTTCGACTACTGGCGCCGCTGGCAAAATGCCGCGCGATGA